A single Lactuca sativa cultivar Salinas chromosome 8, Lsat_Salinas_v11, whole genome shotgun sequence DNA region contains:
- the LOC111895407 gene encoding disease resistance protein At4g27190, which produces MGEEVTNTVVGKIVDLLFSAAKREIDYIRNYTKNIDKLKSETQKLKDMRDRIQQRIDAAKENGQALLAGVQNWMEKADIEISKVEEFLEQEANAKKTCFNLRPCVNLGTLHHYSKMSINKTPFLLQHQEDGQTYESCVSIRTPTPRFIDLYQAKNLDDIDTHKLVLREIIKAIKDESVQIVGIYGLGGVGKTTLAKEVAAEVKNLFADTVFITVSQTVVVKEIKKNVEVAAKRIINGEKVLIILDDIWETLVLPDVGIPCGPSHRNCKILLTSRRMDVCEAMNADRNICVNTLTKEEAWVLFRRMVGDEKLANDSSLEKIAREVTEECGGLPLIIQAVGNALKNKKFNIWEAALDRLRKHAPLEIAPEIRKAFTHLKLSYDLLDSKEAKSIFLLCSLFREDGIIDMLSLAEYGVGLQIFNNLDSFNDAEKRVRMAVDTLTSSSLLLSEGNEVKMHDVVRDVALLITSSYEGEEKEKFLVEAGKCMTEWQPRNRTSESYTKISLMSNIIRKLPDHQLHFPLLDTFLIRHNLLSIIPDEFFGGMKEVKVLDMSWNPIKSLPQSLKLLTKLITLDLSTNRHLTEICIVGELKDLEILRVRGTGIKVIPKEIGQLTNLRLLDAGDCFHLSDVTAGVISKLPRLEELYIGTRHRDPSRFGLMEISNLKWFRALHLSMNSDGCHLFPEGTYFKTLQEFFFQFIFGRINTRVKRLFLRIDPEPSKSYLKHRLHIAHSNFPFTMPIKKLFQVSDGILLKRIKDLDNIIPDLYGESTIDELKSIVLDGCDNVSCLVKTTMQPFVASNDLMLGQTKTTKEKYFSKVEEIFMKELKNLKILFDCSFQYISLRNLQAIEISGCDSLLTVFPLSVAQGLSNLRRIQILRCDSLMVVISGGDEQTADNDIEFPRLTHISLKNLPKIKSFNSGDSTVKYSSLEFIEVEDCPSMKRWGYGVHDMPHGKFCHEVNFNLFR; this is translated from the coding sequence ATGGGAGAGGAGGTCACTAATACTGTGGTTGGGAAAATAGTGGATTTATTGTTTAGTGCGGCTAAACGGGAGATTGATTACATCCGAAATTACACTAAAAATATTGACAAGTTGAAGAGTGAAACTCAAAAGCTCAAGGATATGAGGGATAGGATTCAACAACGAATCGATGCAGCTAAAGAAAATGGACAAGCTCTCTTAGCTGGTGTGCAGAACTGGATGGAGAAGGCAGACATTGAAATATCCAAAGTGGAAGAGTTTCTCGAACAAGAAGCCAACGCCAAGAAGACGTGCTTCAACTTACGACCTTGTGTCAATTTGGGCACCCTCCACCATTACAGTAAGATGTCGATAAACAAAACCCCTTTTCTTCTGCAGCATCAAGAAGATGGTCAAACTTACGAATCTTGTGTCTCCATTCGCACTCCCACCCCAAGATTTATAGACCTCTACCAAGCAAAGAATCTTGATGATATTGATACCCACAAGTTGGTGTTGAGGGAGATAATTAAAGCTATCAAAGATGAGAGCGTACAAATTGTTGGAATTTATGGGTTAGGAGGTGTAGGGAAAACTACACTAGCCAAGGAAGTTGCTGCAGAAGTGAAGAATCTTTTTGCAGACACTGTGTTTATAACTGTCTCACAGACTGTAGTCGTTAAAgagattaaaaaaaatgttgaagTAGCTGCAAAGCGAATAATCAATGGGGAGAAGGTTCTAATCATTTTAGATGACATATGGGAAACGCTAGTCCTCCCTGATGTGGGCATACCATGTGGGCCTTCCCACAGGAATTGCAAGATTTTGTTGACGTCTAGAAGGATGGATGTATGTGAAGCGATGAACGCCGATAGGAATATCTGTGTAAACACTTTGACGAAGGAAGAAGCATGGGTCCTCTTCAGACGTATGGTTGGTGATGAAAAGTTAGCGAACGACTCCAGTCTGGAGAAAATTGCCAGAGAGGTGACTGAAGAATGTGGTGGATTGCCCCTCATCATTCAAGCCGTGGGAAAtgctttaaaaaataaaaaatttaatatttGGGAGGCAGCACTTGACCGACTAAGAAAGCATGCCCCTCTAGAGATTGCTCCAGAGATAAGGAAAGCATTTACTCATTTGAAGCTGAGCTATGACTTACTTGATAGCAAAGAAGCTAAATCAATCTTCTTGCTGTGTAGTTTGTTCAGGGAAGATGGAATCATAGATATGTTAAGCCTAGCAGAATATGGGGTGGGTCTGCAGATATTTAATAATCTGGATAGCTTTAATGATGCCGAAAAAAGAGTCCGAATGGCAGTTGACACCCTCACATCCTCTTCCTTGTTATTATCCGAGGGAAACGAAGTAAAAATGCATGACGTTGTGCGTGATGTGGCTTTGTTAATAACTTCTTCTTATGAAGGTGAAGAGAAGGAGAAGTTTTTAGTGGAGGCTGGAAAATGTATGACAGAATGGCAACCAAGAAACAGAACCTCAGAAAGCTACACCAAGATCTCACTCATGAGTAATATAATTCGTAAGCTTCCAGATCATCAGCTTCATTTCCCACTCCTTGATACTTTCCTTATACGACACAATCTTCTTTCAATTATTCCTGATGAATTCTTTGGAGGCATGAAAGAAGTTAAAGTTTTAGATATGTCTTGGAATCCCATCAAATCCCTCCCACAATCACTGAAGCTGCTCACAAAACTCATCACGCTTGATCTAAGTACCAATAGACATCTTACAGAAATTTGTATAGTTGGGGAGCTAAAAGACCTTGAGATTCTGAGGGTTAGAGGGACCGGAATTAAAGTGATTCCTAAAGAGATCGGTCAATTGACCAACTTAAGGCTGTTGGATGCGGGTGACTGTTTCCATTTATCTGATGTAACAGCTGGTGTCATATCAAAGCTCCCTAGGTTGGAAGAGTTGTATATTGGAACCCGTCACAGGGACCCGTCGCGCTTTGGTCTTATGGAAATAAGTAACTTGAAATGGTTCAGAGCTCTGCATTTGTCAATGAATTCTGATGGTTGTCATCTTTTTCCTGAAGGTACCTACTTCAAAACGTTGCAAGAATtcttttttcaatttattttcgGAAGGATTAATACAAGGGTTAAGAGATTATTTTTGCGTATTGATCCGGAACCATCAAAATCGTATTTAAAACATCGACTACACATTGCACATTCTAACTTCCCATTCACTATGCCAATCAAGAAACTGTTTCAGGTAAGTGATGGTATATTACTAAAGAGGATAAAAGATTTGGATAACATCATACCAGACCTTTATGGAGAGAGTACTATTGATGAATTAAAGTCTATTGTATTGGATGGTTGTGACAATGTTTCATGCTTGGTGAAGACAACGATGCAGCCTTTTGTTGCATCCAATGACCTGATGCTTGGTCAAACGAAAACAACAAAAGAAAAGTACTTCTCCAAAGTGGAAGAAATCTTTATGAAAGAACTTAAGAACCTGAAGATTCTTTTTGATTGTTCATTTCAATATATAAGCTTGCGTAATCTACAAGCCATTGAAATTTCAGGTTGTGATTCCTTGTTGACGGTATTCCCATTAAGTGTAGCACAAGGGCTTTCCAATCTGAGACGTATACAGATTTTGAGGTGTGACAGTTTGATGGTAGTGATTTCTGGTGGAGATGAGCAAACAGCTGATAATGACATCGAGTTCCCTAGACTTACCCATATTTCCCTAAAAAATTTGCCCAAAATAAAGAGCTTCAACTCTGGAGATTCTACAGTCAAATATTCTTCTTTGGAGTTTATCGAGGTGGAAGATTGTCCTAGCATGAAGAGGTGGGGTTATGGAGTCCATGATATGCCCCATGGCAAATTTTGTCATGAAGTGAATTTTAATTTGTTCCGTTAA
- the LOC111895417 gene encoding uncharacterized protein LOC111895417 has translation MSRENWAQAVEHFQTPEFLKRSASNKGVRAQQQVVNRGGSCSYSNACFKEDIARIEAFRKANTDRQGVFSSPAVEQQYNALLFEISQQTQASSEASGLTPKDTQNCFEKILGVRRGHIRGIGRKPSTVVSMYDQEQPLTQPPPQSQLEMLQTMLKDLACSAALEDWFRSLPQRNETGGNEESDDDE, from the exons ATGTCACGTGAAAATTGGGCGCAAGCAGTCGAGCATTTTCAAACTCCTGAATTTCTAAAGCGTTCGGCGTCAAACAAAGGAGTCCGTGCACAACAACAAGTTGTAAACCGAGGGGGATCGTGCTCGTATAGCAATGCATGTTTCAAAGAA gacATCGCTCGAATCGAAGCATTTCGTAAGGCCAATACTGATCGCCAAGGGGTGTTTAGTAGTCCTGCAGTCGAGCAACAATAC AATGCTTTACTCTTTGAGATCAGTCAACAAACTCAAGCATCTTCTGAAGCCAGCGGTCTAACACCAAAGGATAcacaaaattgttttgaaaaaatattaGGTGTTCGACGTGGCCATATCAGAGGCATCGGGCGTAAACCTTCTACGGTTGTGTCGATGTACGATCAGGAACAACCACTGACACAGCCACCACCACAATCACAG TTGGAAATGCTTCAAACAATGTTAAAAGATCTGGCATGTAGTGCTGCACTTGAAGATTGGTTTCGTTCGTTGCCACAACGAAATGAAACCGGAGGAAACGaggagagcgatgatgatgaGTAG